A section of the Methanosarcina mazei S-6 genome encodes:
- a CDS encoding HdeD family acid-resistance protein: protein MPEIPLKKKIQLLYWITLIRAGLALTLGFAVIFIFLPGEQVPILVNFMGIFWLVNGIIILRWGIRREEKRIIPILAGIVGILTGSLVLIGWPFPRALGMFILGSVILMTGLLRVMGGFTMEEKESLQKPKSNISLGFFEIVLGLLLMYIRAKYDFRLYLVAGLWALFGGIALFNDAMKLRKQLREQDIRQQEIDNIDAGSDLIPGNE from the coding sequence ATGCCTGAAATACCACTAAAGAAGAAAATCCAGCTTCTCTACTGGATCACACTTATAAGAGCAGGTCTCGCACTTACTCTGGGTTTTGCAGTTATATTTATTTTCCTGCCTGGAGAACAGGTACCAATACTGGTAAATTTTATGGGAATATTCTGGCTAGTTAACGGCATTATCATCCTGCGCTGGGGAATCCGCCGTGAAGAAAAAAGAATAATTCCTATCTTAGCTGGCATCGTCGGTATCCTTACAGGTTCTCTCGTATTGATCGGTTGGCCATTTCCCAGAGCATTGGGCATGTTTATACTGGGTTCTGTGATCCTGATGACCGGTCTTTTACGTGTGATGGGCGGCTTTACAATGGAAGAGAAAGAATCTCTTCAAAAGCCAAAGAGCAACATATCCTTAGGCTTCTTCGAGATAGTTCTTGGCTTGTTGCTGATGTATATACGTGCGAAGTATGATTTTAGATTGTATCTGGTGGCAGGACTGTGGGCCCTTTTTGGTGGTATTGCCCTTTTCAATGATGCCATGAAGCTTCGAAAGCAGCTTCGGGAGCAGGATATTCGACAACAGGAAATTGATAACATCGATGCCGGGTCTGACCTGATACCCGGAAACGAGTGA
- a CDS encoding IS1634-like element ISMma4 family transposase, translating into MAEKNSSRRVESSLKRTRFLGHLGLMAGVFRELEVDKLIDEKLPKERNHNVPHSVCILAMVLNGLGFIGQRLYLFPDFFKNVSTERLFGDGIIKEDLNQYAIGETLDRIVKYGPTKLFTEIALHIMARLPIPVHCLHADTTSVSVFGDYDDEETESIDITFGIPKNGRWDLKQFVLSLIVNQHGIPLFMNTHSGNASDKNTILEAITSLKSVLRPESKVYYVADSSFYTDNNIQNIGTSFWISRVPATITEAKELLAANLNLQKLKSDERYSFYQTFVEYGGIKQKWVLLLSHKMKEKKEGTFRTKLDKEVEKAEKSFKKLKVEDFFCEEDALKAAEKWIQDFPSVSFEKVDVKSIKKRESGKKGRPSKDEELKTYFRIDGIIKVNDAFVLKEMEKMGLFILASNDISLSPEEMLKYYKGQDNVEKGFRFLKSDTFSISKVYLKKKGRIEALTMIMVLCLMIYSIAEWKLRIKLETENETVPDQKGKPTKRPTMRWIFFKFQGITELISQKKGKMKSEILNMEEIHWKILSLMGEKYENIYL; encoded by the coding sequence ATGGCAGAGAAAAACAGCAGTAGAAGAGTCGAATCCTCCTTAAAACGTACAAGGTTCTTAGGTCACCTCGGTCTTATGGCTGGAGTTTTCCGAGAACTTGAAGTTGACAAACTGATCGATGAGAAACTTCCTAAAGAACGGAATCATAATGTTCCTCACTCAGTCTGCATCCTTGCCATGGTACTCAATGGCCTTGGTTTTATAGGGCAACGTCTGTACCTGTTTCCTGATTTTTTCAAAAACGTTTCTACTGAAAGGCTCTTTGGAGACGGTATAATAAAAGAAGACCTGAATCAATATGCTATCGGAGAGACTCTTGACAGAATCGTAAAATATGGCCCTACAAAACTGTTTACGGAAATTGCTCTTCACATTATGGCTCGTCTACCTATTCCTGTCCACTGTTTACACGCTGACACTACAAGTGTCAGCGTTTTTGGTGATTATGACGACGAAGAAACTGAGTCTATTGATATTACTTTTGGAATTCCTAAAAACGGACGATGGGATCTCAAACAATTTGTGTTGAGCTTGATTGTTAATCAACATGGGATACCTCTTTTCATGAATACACATTCAGGAAATGCTTCAGACAAAAACACAATTCTGGAAGCAATAACGTCTCTCAAATCAGTTTTAAGACCTGAAAGCAAAGTTTACTATGTCGCTGATAGTTCCTTTTATACAGACAATAATATCCAGAACATAGGGACGTCTTTCTGGATAAGTCGTGTTCCTGCAACAATTACCGAGGCAAAGGAACTGCTAGCTGCAAATCTGAACCTGCAAAAGCTAAAAAGTGATGAGAGGTACTCATTCTATCAAACCTTTGTGGAATATGGCGGAATCAAACAAAAGTGGGTTTTGTTGCTTTCTCACAAGATGAAAGAGAAGAAAGAGGGAACTTTCAGGACGAAGCTTGACAAAGAGGTAGAAAAAGCAGAGAAGTCTTTTAAAAAGCTGAAAGTAGAGGACTTCTTCTGCGAAGAGGATGCATTAAAAGCCGCAGAGAAATGGATTCAAGATTTTCCTTCTGTTTCATTTGAAAAGGTAGATGTGAAATCCATTAAAAAACGTGAATCGGGTAAAAAAGGCAGACCTTCAAAAGATGAAGAATTAAAGACTTATTTCAGGATTGATGGCATCATAAAGGTTAATGATGCTTTTGTTTTGAAAGAAATGGAGAAAATGGGACTTTTCATTCTTGCAAGTAATGATATCAGTCTTTCTCCTGAAGAGATGCTGAAGTATTACAAAGGACAGGACAATGTAGAAAAAGGATTCAGATTCTTGAAAAGTGATACATTTAGCATATCGAAAGTCTACCTCAAGAAGAAAGGAAGAATTGAAGCATTAACCATGATAATGGTTCTATGCTTAATGATTTATTCTATTGCAGAATGGAAACTGAGAATTAAATTAGAAACAGAAAATGAAACGGTGCCAGATCAAAAAGGGAAACCAACAAAAAGACCTACAATGAGATGGATATTTTTCAAGTTCCAAGGAATTACAGAACTTATTTCTCAGAAAAAAGGAAAAATGAAGTCAGAAATATTGAATATGGAGGAGATTCACTGGAAGATATTGAGTCTAATGGGAGAGAAATATGAAAATATATATCTCTAA
- a CDS encoding HAD family hydrolase, protein MNGDKLKSWNDGPVKQSIINFLDSTVEEGLDYVKPEDRIATFDNDGTLWAEKPAPVQLNFLFLAFTKRVQNEPFLADKQPYKAILERDKIFFQNVIEQKPEAIIALEDVLAREWAGKTPDEFESEVKEFFATVKPEKFESNFTELIYKPMLELFDLLKDYKYRVFICSGGGRDFMRVICEEAWGIFKENVIGSAAEYEYNNGTLKRGTVLRGIALGPGKVEHIFARTGRLPVFAVGNGDVDIEMLESAKFRLFINHDDDKREYAYENGSEKILAIAKEKNFTIVSMKNDWKEIFK, encoded by the coding sequence TTGAATGGGGATAAACTTAAAAGTTGGAATGATGGGCCAGTAAAACAAAGCATTATTAATTTTTTGGACTCCACTGTTGAAGAGGGTTTGGACTACGTTAAACCTGAGGATCGTATCGCAACTTTCGATAATGATGGGACTCTGTGGGCCGAGAAACCTGCACCCGTCCAACTTAATTTCCTGTTCTTAGCTTTTACTAAAAGAGTTCAAAATGAACCCTTTTTGGCTGATAAGCAGCCTTACAAAGCCATTCTAGAGAGAGACAAGATTTTTTTCCAAAATGTTATTGAACAAAAACCTGAAGCTATTATAGCCCTTGAAGATGTTTTAGCAAGGGAATGGGCAGGAAAAACTCCAGATGAATTTGAATCGGAAGTGAAGGAATTTTTTGCTACAGTAAAACCTGAGAAATTCGAATCTAATTTCACCGAACTAATTTACAAACCTATGCTAGAACTTTTTGACTTGTTAAAGGATTACAAATACCGTGTTTTCATATGCTCTGGAGGGGGTCGTGATTTCATGCGTGTAATCTGTGAGGAAGCATGGGGAATATTCAAAGAGAATGTAATAGGCTCAGCTGCTGAGTATGAATACAATAATGGTACTTTAAAGAGGGGTACTGTTCTTAGAGGAATTGCCCTAGGTCCTGGAAAAGTTGAGCATATCTTTGCTCGAACTGGACGATTACCAGTTTTTGCTGTTGGTAATGGTGACGTAGATATTGAAATGCTAGAATCTGCTAAATTCAGATTATTTATAAACCACGATGATGATAAACGGGAATACGCCTATGAAAATGGATCAGAGAAGATATTAGCAATTGCTAAAGAAAAAAATTTTACAATTGTAAGCATGAAAAATGACTGGAAGGAGATTTTTAAATGA
- the lysA gene encoding diaminopimelate decarboxylase: protein MVSKNLPFTKEDILKIMEKYPTPFHIYDEKAIRENARRMKSAFKDIPGFKEFFAVKALPNPFILKILKEEGFGADCSSLPELILAEKAGMTGDDIMFSSNDTPAEEFIKAKELGGFINLDDISHIPYLEKSAGLPEIVCFRYNPGPLKEGNAIIGKPEEAKYGFTREQMFEGYRILRDKGVKRFGMHTMVASNELNSDYFVETARILFELIVEISKELGIQFEFVNLGGGIGIPYRPEQEPVSLEAVAKGVKEAYDATITANGLAPLKIYLECGRVITGPYGYLISQVRHLKSTYKDYVGLDSCMANLMRPGMYGAYHHITVFGKEKKAPAHKYDVTGSLCENNDKFAIDRMLPEVEIGDILAIHDAGAHGHAMGFNYNGKLRSAELLLREDGSVVQIRRAETIEDYFATLNFEQLKNFR, encoded by the coding sequence ATGGTTTCAAAGAACCTCCCTTTCACAAAAGAAGATATCCTTAAAATAATGGAAAAATATCCCACCCCGTTTCATATTTACGATGAGAAAGCCATAAGGGAAAACGCCAGAAGAATGAAATCCGCCTTTAAAGATATTCCGGGTTTCAAGGAGTTTTTTGCAGTAAAAGCCCTTCCCAATCCCTTCATTCTTAAGATCCTCAAAGAGGAAGGTTTCGGGGCAGACTGCAGTTCTCTGCCGGAACTCATACTTGCGGAAAAAGCGGGGATGACAGGCGATGACATCATGTTCAGTTCCAATGACACGCCGGCTGAAGAGTTTATAAAGGCAAAGGAGCTTGGCGGCTTTATCAACCTTGATGATATCAGCCACATCCCTTATCTGGAAAAATCCGCGGGGCTTCCTGAGATCGTTTGCTTCAGGTACAATCCCGGACCCCTGAAAGAAGGAAATGCAATCATTGGAAAGCCCGAGGAGGCAAAATACGGATTTACAAGGGAACAGATGTTTGAAGGGTACAGGATCCTAAGGGACAAAGGAGTAAAGCGCTTTGGGATGCACACAATGGTCGCCTCGAACGAGCTTAACTCTGATTACTTTGTGGAAACCGCAAGGATCCTTTTCGAACTTATAGTTGAGATTTCAAAGGAACTGGGAATTCAGTTCGAGTTCGTAAACCTCGGAGGAGGAATAGGCATCCCGTACAGGCCAGAGCAGGAGCCCGTCTCCCTTGAAGCCGTGGCAAAAGGTGTAAAAGAGGCTTATGATGCCACAATCACAGCTAACGGGCTCGCTCCTCTAAAAATATACCTCGAATGCGGCAGGGTCATTACGGGCCCCTACGGATATCTTATCTCTCAGGTCAGGCACTTAAAAAGCACATACAAAGACTACGTGGGCCTGGACTCCTGTATGGCAAACCTGATGCGTCCAGGGATGTACGGTGCCTACCACCATATTACGGTATTTGGAAAAGAAAAGAAAGCACCTGCCCATAAATATGATGTGACCGGCTCTCTCTGCGAAAACAATGACAAGTTTGCAATCGACAGGATGCTTCCCGAGGTGGAAATAGGAGACATCCTGGCAATCCACGATGCAGGCGCACACGGACATGCGATGGGCTTTAATTATAATGGAAAACTCCGCTCTGCCGAACTTCTGCTTAGAGAAGACGGAAGCGTTGTGCAGATCCGCAGGGCAGAGACCATCGAAGATTACTTTGCAACCCTCAATTTTGAGCAGTTGAAGAATTTCAGGTAA
- the tnpA gene encoding IS200/IS605-like element ISMma21 family transposase, giving the protein MELHSFSHGYGQITYHIVLVPKYRYSIFYNKRIKKDCELIFSNICTKNGYKIHAMEVVDNHVHLFLEFHPSNSLSEVIQYLKGGSSYRLFKLHPDLKKQYWGGSLWSNGKFYRSVGNVTADTIKHYIKESQGKPSEESQLYRFMRSEQRKLDDF; this is encoded by the coding sequence TTGGAATTACACAGTTTTAGCCATGGCTATGGTCAGATTACCTACCACATCGTGTTGGTGCCTAAGTATCGATACAGTATATTCTACAATAAGCGAATTAAAAAAGATTGCGAGTTAATTTTCAGTAACATTTGCACTAAAAATGGCTACAAAATACATGCAATGGAAGTAGTAGACAATCATGTTCACTTGTTTCTGGAATTCCATCCAAGTAATTCTCTGTCAGAGGTAATTCAATATTTGAAAGGAGGCAGTTCTTACAGACTGTTCAAGCTCCATCCTGATCTTAAAAAACAGTATTGGGGTGGAAGTCTATGGTCAAATGGAAAGTTCTATCGATCCGTTGGAAACGTAACTGCTGATACAATTAAGCATTACATTAAAGAATCGCAAGGAAAACCGAGTGAAGAGTCTCAATTGTATAGATTCATGAGATCCGAGCAAAGAAAACTTGATGATTTCTAA
- a CDS encoding ferredoxin domain-containing protein: MKLNPELESIEMLAKIILTAARTAPKGKGIDDIVTCLFSQEEKSELADRMEELSGIKDFKFLIRDAKNVRDADAIVLIGLKASGAAGLDCGACGFDTCKEMLEQEKVQKEFFGPQCMIKHVDLGIAVGSAAAKAKDLCIDNRVLYSAGAAACYFKMIDADVAMGLPLSVKGKNIFFDRESTRKS, translated from the coding sequence ATGAAACTTAACCCTGAACTCGAATCTATCGAAATGCTTGCGAAAATTATACTGACTGCAGCCCGTACAGCCCCGAAAGGCAAAGGAATTGATGACATCGTAACCTGCCTCTTTTCTCAGGAGGAAAAATCCGAACTTGCTGACCGGATGGAAGAGCTGAGCGGGATTAAAGACTTTAAGTTCCTCATCAGGGATGCAAAGAACGTAAGGGATGCCGATGCAATCGTCCTTATTGGCCTGAAAGCCTCGGGAGCAGCCGGTCTTGACTGCGGAGCCTGCGGGTTTGATACCTGTAAAGAGATGCTTGAACAGGAAAAGGTGCAGAAAGAGTTCTTCGGACCCCAGTGCATGATCAAGCACGTTGACCTCGGAATTGCTGTGGGCTCTGCTGCTGCAAAGGCAAAAGATCTCTGCATCGACAACCGCGTCCTTTATTCTGCAGGGGCTGCTGCCTGTTACTTTAAAATGATTGATGCGGATGTTGCAATGGGACTTCCTCTCAGTGTTAAAGGGAAAAACATCTTCTTTGACAGGGAATCAACGAGAAAATCCTGA
- a CDS encoding winged helix-turn-helix domain-containing protein, translating into MDSDESERIKKEWLERMKREGKLTRNPTEDHKFGLKVLQNTTRREILISLGSERKSFEEIKEKFNLNDSMANFHLNMLEDALYIEKVEEEGKTFYIPTPRGEGYVENVEMKK; encoded by the coding sequence ATGGATTCAGATGAAAGTGAAAGAATAAAAAAAGAATGGCTCGAGAGGATGAAACGTGAAGGAAAGCTGACGCGAAACCCCACGGAAGACCATAAGTTCGGACTCAAGGTTCTTCAGAACACCACAAGAAGAGAGATCCTTATTTCGCTTGGAAGTGAGAGAAAATCCTTTGAGGAAATAAAAGAAAAATTTAACCTGAACGACTCCATGGCAAATTTCCACCTTAATATGCTGGAAGATGCACTTTATATCGAAAAAGTGGAAGAAGAAGGCAAGACATTCTATATCCCAACCCCTCGCGGAGAAGGTTATGTTGAGAATGTGGAAATGAAGAAGTAA
- the pscS gene encoding O-phospho-L-seryl-tRNA:Cys-tRNA synthase has product MTLDDSSLQKFGFIKRETLGSINIDPLQTGGLLTGAAKQALVEWGDGYSVCDFCGGVLDLVKKPPIHDFVHKALPEFLGCDEARVTNGARESKFAVMHSMGKPGDWVVLDGLAHYSSYVAAERAGLNIEVVPHAGSPEYHLDPEGYGKAIEEVTKENGKPPVLALVTYPDGSYGNIPDAAKIASVCHEYDVPLLLNGAYSVGRMPVSAKEIGADFIVGSGHKSMAASGPVGVLGVSEEYAPVVFRKSVHNKVKEIELLGCTARGATVMTLMASFPEVVKRTRNWDQEVENARWFSSRLEGMGFIQRGQKPHSHDLMFFEAPGFYEISQKVKNGRYFLYRELKERNIHGIKSGLTKYFKLSTFGLGKEKLGTVADAFEDILKKYENI; this is encoded by the coding sequence ATGACACTTGATGACTCATCCTTACAGAAGTTTGGTTTCATAAAGAGAGAGACCCTCGGCAGCATAAACATCGACCCTCTTCAGACAGGAGGGCTTTTGACCGGGGCTGCTAAACAGGCACTTGTTGAATGGGGAGACGGTTATTCTGTCTGTGACTTCTGTGGTGGAGTTCTCGACCTCGTCAAAAAGCCTCCTATCCATGATTTCGTACACAAAGCCCTTCCGGAGTTTCTGGGCTGCGATGAAGCACGGGTTACAAACGGGGCAAGGGAATCCAAATTTGCTGTCATGCATTCCATGGGAAAACCCGGAGACTGGGTTGTACTTGACGGGCTTGCCCATTATTCTTCTTATGTTGCAGCCGAAAGAGCCGGACTGAATATCGAGGTAGTGCCCCATGCAGGCAGCCCGGAGTATCATCTTGACCCGGAAGGATACGGAAAGGCGATTGAAGAAGTTACGAAAGAAAACGGGAAGCCTCCGGTTCTGGCACTTGTTACTTACCCTGACGGAAGTTACGGTAACATCCCGGATGCTGCAAAGATTGCGTCGGTCTGCCATGAATATGATGTGCCTCTTCTTCTTAACGGGGCATATTCCGTAGGAAGAATGCCTGTATCTGCAAAGGAAATCGGAGCTGACTTTATTGTAGGCAGCGGGCATAAGTCCATGGCAGCTTCAGGTCCCGTTGGAGTGCTGGGCGTAAGTGAAGAATATGCTCCTGTCGTATTCAGGAAATCCGTACACAACAAGGTAAAGGAAATTGAACTTCTTGGCTGCACTGCCCGCGGAGCAACAGTTATGACTCTGATGGCTTCCTTCCCTGAGGTTGTAAAACGAACCCGTAACTGGGACCAGGAAGTTGAAAATGCCCGCTGGTTCTCTTCAAGGCTTGAAGGCATGGGCTTTATCCAGCGCGGGCAGAAACCGCATTCTCACGACCTTATGTTCTTTGAAGCTCCGGGTTTCTACGAGATTTCCCAGAAAGTCAAAAACGGCAGGTATTTCCTTTACAGGGAGCTAAAAGAACGCAATATTCACGGCATCAAGTCCGGGCTTACAAAATATTTCAAACTCAGCACCTTCGGGCTCGGAAAGGAAAAACTCGGTACTGTTGCAGATGCCTTTGAGGATATCCTGAAGAAATACGAAAATATTTAA
- a CDS encoding DNA-directed RNA polymerase subunit L — translation MELNILNKTNNELEVELRGETHTLLNLLKDLLIKDERVVTAFYDMKYVSISDPVLYIKTDGADPILVLKDVVAIIVSECDEFIDVFSKAANA, via the coding sequence GTGGAACTGAACATTCTTAACAAAACAAATAATGAGCTTGAAGTCGAGCTTAGAGGCGAAACTCATACCCTTCTTAATCTTCTTAAGGACCTCCTGATTAAAGATGAAAGGGTTGTAACGGCTTTTTACGATATGAAATATGTGAGCATCAGTGACCCTGTCCTTTATATTAAAACCGATGGTGCGGATCCTATTCTGGTTTTAAAGGACGTGGTAGCAATCATTGTTTCTGAATGCGACGAATTTATCGATGTCTTCAGCAAAGCAGCAAATGCTTGA
- a CDS encoding exosome complex RNA-binding protein Csl4 produces MIRIRKNKTTRKKLTGPGEGKNGAEKSAPSNEESRDQFKGQQKDQPRTQFKSQPREQSRDQFKGQPRAQYKSQPRDQSRGQFRDQSRDQFKGSPDKKRKFPYSKKGPRDRKETPGFRPPTAEAVVSEEDLEKGGFVLPGELVGTTEEFKSGNGTAVIAGDIYSTATGNVLIDRKARVVSVKPNTITPNILKVGDVVYGRISDVRESGAMVEVAGIEGKENREIVSVRTGDIHVSSVRDSYVKRLADEFRPSDIVRAKVVDVERMRLTTAEDSLGVVKAYCSNCKGELVLEGKKLKCPVCNMTETRKISTEYGKGIR; encoded by the coding sequence ATGATTAGAATTCGAAAAAATAAGACTACCAGGAAAAAATTAACAGGTCCTGGTGAAGGAAAGAACGGAGCTGAGAAATCGGCTCCTTCAAATGAAGAAAGCAGGGATCAATTTAAGGGTCAGCAAAAGGATCAGCCCAGGACTCAATTTAAAAGCCAGCCCAGGGAGCAGTCAAGAGACCAGTTTAAAGGTCAGCCCCGAGCTCAGTATAAGTCTCAGCCCAGAGACCAGTCCAGAGGGCAATTCAGAGACCAGTCAAGGGACCAGTTCAAAGGCAGCCCTGATAAAAAGAGAAAATTCCCATATTCCAAGAAAGGTCCCAGAGATAGAAAGGAAACTCCGGGTTTCAGGCCCCCTACCGCAGAAGCCGTTGTATCTGAAGAAGATCTCGAAAAAGGAGGCTTTGTACTTCCTGGAGAACTTGTCGGAACTACAGAAGAGTTCAAATCGGGCAATGGAACTGCAGTAATTGCAGGAGACATCTATTCCACTGCTACGGGTAATGTGCTCATTGACAGAAAAGCCAGAGTGGTCTCGGTAAAGCCAAACACAATTACTCCAAATATCCTCAAAGTAGGAGATGTCGTGTACGGGCGGATATCTGACGTCCGTGAGTCCGGGGCAATGGTGGAAGTCGCAGGAATTGAAGGGAAAGAAAACAGGGAAATCGTTAGTGTAAGGACCGGAGATATTCATGTCTCCAGTGTGAGAGATTCCTATGTGAAGAGGCTGGCAGATGAGTTCAGGCCTTCTGACATAGTAAGAGCAAAGGTAGTTGACGTTGAAAGAATGCGCCTTACTACAGCTGAAGATTCTCTTGGAGTTGTAAAAGCTTACTGTTCAAACTGCAAAGGAGAACTTGTGCTGGAAGGGAAAAAGCTTAAATGCCCGGTCTGCAATATGACTGAAACCCGCAAGATCTCAACTGAGTATGGGAAAGGGATCAGGTAA
- a CDS encoding METTL5 family protein, with amino-acid sequence MKQRKLEMLLEEIEGFSDPELELEQYQTPSLLAAEVLHFAYMQGDLDDSVHDLGCGTGILAIGAKVLGARKVVGYDTDPKALELARKNAEKIGVDVEFICSDISEVSERVKTTIMNPPFGARVKGRDRPFLSSALRTSEVIYSIHNRGSLAFIQKFIKPAVITHSYVAKFPIKRTFDFHQKEREVIEVEIYRIAVHA; translated from the coding sequence ATGAAACAGAGAAAACTTGAAATGCTGCTTGAGGAAATTGAAGGCTTTTCCGATCCTGAACTTGAACTGGAACAGTATCAGACACCTTCTCTCCTTGCTGCTGAAGTTCTTCATTTCGCTTACATGCAGGGAGACCTTGATGATTCAGTCCATGACCTGGGCTGCGGTACGGGAATCCTCGCAATAGGGGCAAAGGTTCTGGGAGCAAGGAAAGTTGTGGGGTATGATACTGACCCAAAAGCTCTTGAGCTTGCAAGAAAAAATGCTGAAAAAATCGGAGTGGACGTTGAATTTATCTGTTCCGATATCTCTGAAGTCTCGGAACGGGTAAAAACCACAATTATGAACCCTCCTTTTGGGGCAAGAGTTAAGGGAAGGGACAGACCCTTTCTTTCGTCAGCATTAAGAACAAGTGAAGTAATATACTCCATCCACAACCGCGGAAGCCTTGCTTTTATCCAAAAGTTCATTAAGCCTGCGGTCATTACACATTCGTACGTTGCGAAGTTCCCTATAAAGAGGACTTTTGACTTTCATCAAAAAGAAAGAGAGGTTATTGAGGTAGAGATTTACAGAATTGCTGTTCATGCCTGA
- the dph2 gene encoding diphthamide biosynthesis enzyme Dph2: MSLGISEAFDLRPDYIISVIKDTRAKLVGFQFPEGLKRKGPELAKKVEKATGAEIIISGDPCFGACDLDRTLLDHVDILFHFGHAELEDIRLSNKVYFIETRSSVDVLHVIEKAVPELKGQKIGLITTVQHVHKLPDVCGVLERMGKTCVIGRGDSRIAYAGQVLGCNFSAARDEDCDEYLYIGSGDFHPLGVALSTKKRVLAADPFSGEVREVDPSRILRQRSAVIAKSLDAQVFGIIVSSKNGQKRMELASSLKELAKKHGKESHLILIDLVTPDQLLQFKVDAFVNTACPRLAIDEVGRFPAPMLTPQEFEIVLGEREWEKLVLDEITEEPV, from the coding sequence ATGTCTTTGGGAATCAGTGAAGCATTCGACCTCAGGCCTGATTACATAATCAGCGTAATAAAGGATACCAGAGCAAAGCTTGTGGGCTTTCAGTTTCCTGAAGGGTTAAAACGTAAGGGTCCGGAGCTGGCAAAGAAGGTCGAAAAAGCTACCGGAGCTGAAATTATTATCTCGGGGGACCCGTGTTTCGGAGCATGTGACCTGGACAGGACTCTCCTCGACCACGTTGACATACTTTTCCATTTCGGGCATGCTGAACTGGAAGACATCAGGCTCTCGAATAAAGTCTATTTTATCGAAACCCGGTCTTCGGTGGACGTCCTGCATGTTATTGAAAAGGCTGTCCCTGAGCTTAAAGGGCAAAAAATAGGGCTGATCACTACTGTTCAGCACGTCCATAAACTTCCTGATGTATGTGGCGTGCTGGAGAGAATGGGAAAGACCTGCGTAATCGGGCGTGGTGACTCCAGAATTGCTTATGCTGGACAGGTTCTCGGCTGCAATTTCTCTGCAGCCCGGGATGAAGACTGTGACGAGTACCTCTATATCGGAAGCGGAGATTTCCACCCCCTGGGGGTAGCTCTTTCCACAAAGAAACGTGTCCTTGCAGCCGATCCTTTTTCCGGAGAGGTCCGCGAGGTTGACCCTTCAAGGATTCTGCGCCAGAGGAGTGCGGTAATCGCAAAGTCCCTGGATGCACAGGTCTTCGGGATTATTGTCTCAAGCAAAAACGGGCAGAAGAGGATGGAGCTTGCTTCTTCCTTAAAGGAACTTGCAAAGAAGCATGGAAAAGAGTCACACCTTATACTGATCGACCTCGTAACTCCGGACCAGCTGCTCCAGTTCAAAGTAGACGCTTTCGTAAATACAGCCTGCCCGAGGCTTGCTATTGATGAAGTGGGACGTTTTCCTGCCCCTATGCTGACACCCCAGGAGTTTGAAATAGTGCTTGGGGAACGCGAATGGGAAAAGCTTGTGCTGGACGAAATCACTGAAGAACCTGTATGA
- the hpt gene encoding hypoxanthine/guanine phosphoribosyltransferase, producing the protein MLERLKDSLIRSPIIKRGEYNYFIHPISDGVPSIDPHLVEEISDYISEIADMNVDTILTVEAMGIPVANALSLKTGIPLTIVRKRPYFLEGEVELSQSTGYSKGVLYINGLKKGDRIIIVDDVISTGGTLLALVKALQTIGVEVMDVISVIGRGDGYLKLRELGVEPKILVTIDVGEKGVEIKDVFGNQ; encoded by the coding sequence ATGCTTGAAAGACTGAAAGATTCACTGATCAGGTCCCCTATAATCAAGCGAGGGGAGTATAACTATTTTATCCATCCTATTTCTGATGGGGTACCTTCCATCGACCCTCACCTGGTAGAAGAGATTTCCGATTACATCTCAGAGATCGCAGATATGAACGTTGACACTATCCTGACCGTGGAAGCTATGGGCATTCCGGTTGCAAATGCGCTCTCCCTGAAAACCGGGATTCCTCTTACCATTGTCCGGAAGCGGCCTTATTTCCTTGAAGGGGAAGTTGAACTCTCCCAGAGCACAGGGTATTCGAAGGGCGTCCTCTACATAAACGGGCTAAAAAAAGGGGACAGAATAATTATTGTCGATGACGTTATCAGTACAGGAGGTACGCTCCTTGCCCTTGTAAAAGCGCTGCAGACAATAGGTGTAGAGGTAATGGATGTGATTTCCGTCATTGGACGCGGCGATGGTTACCTGAAACTGAGGGAGCTCGGAGTTGAACCCAAGATTCTCGTCACAATTGATGTGGGCGAGAAAGGTGTGGAGATTAAGGATGTCTTTGGGAATCAGTGA